One Saccharomyces eubayanus strain FM1318 chromosome XVI, whole genome shotgun sequence DNA segment encodes these proteins:
- the SET6 gene encoding Set6p: MTIDEDVREISPYFQVRQTTWGGRACFSSSNIPEGTTVLQAAHFTGSSISYEFRKEVCHNCFAYDNARTMKYKLNYDSIKNLICGAGCQINPQKFLGAGLWFCSECCRDSYLQIPNIVELIEFYEILLRHFPNMLKRYNTTTEQETKLNTVSISESIIQSAWDEIENDWIPSIDNMKGTKKINQLPPISEDEYCCIRFVCESLFNLKHMDPQSITQRTFNMLQSNELGKISRFPVLLHFQKLVFQTLYILLPSHLHKMLTIPLLRHILGTEYGNAFGIWQDGEAAESREYFGYWVFPEASYFNHSCNPNVTKYRKGNSMVFKVNKDIKENEQICIDYSGVLAVPTKKRRKFLADSWFFDCACERCNSELQSVH; the protein is encoded by the coding sequence ATGACTATTGATGAGGATGTGCGGGAAATTTCCCCATATTTTCAGGTAAGGCAAACTACATGGGGAGGTAGGGCTTGTTTTAGTAGCAGTAATATTCCTGAAGGAACAACAGTTTTGCAAGCTGCTCATTTCACAGGATCATCCATTTCCTACGAATTTAGAAAGGAAGTTTGCCACAATTGTTTCGCGTACGATAATGCGAGAACCATGAAGTACAAACTGAACTATGATTCTATTAAAAATCTGATCTGCGGAGCGGGTTGTCAGATCAATCCCCAAAAGTTCCTCGGCGCTGGATTATGGTTTTGCTCGGAATGTTGCAGAGATTCTTATCTTCAAATACCGAATATCGTTGAACTGATCGAGTTTTATGAGATATTATTGCGCCATTTCCCAAATATGTTGAAAAGATATAATACTACTACCGAACAAGAGACAAAATTAAATACCGTCTCGATTTCAGAAAGCATTATACAGTCTGCATGGgacgaaattgaaaacgatTGGATACCAAGCATCGATAACATGAAAggaaccaaaaaaataaaccaatTACCACCAATTTCAGAAGACGAGTACTGTTGTATTAGGTTTGTTTGCGAAAGTTTGTTTAATTTGAAACACATGGACCCTCAGTCTATAACGCAACGAACTTTCAATATGCTGCAATCCAATGAGCTTGGTAAAATATCGAGATTTCCTGTCTTGTTACATTTCCAAAAGCTAGTGTTTCAAACACTCTACATTCTGTTACCTTCACATTTGCACAAAATGCTCACAATACCATTGTTAAGACATATTTTAGGTACAGAATATGGGAACGCATTCGGCATATGGCAAGACGGTGAAGCTGCTGAAAGTAGAGAGTATTTTGGTTACTGGGTATTCCCAGAGGCCTCTTACTTCAATCATTCTTGCAATCCCAATGTGACTAAATATCGCAAAGGTAATTCAATGGTGTTCAAGGTCAATAAAgacatcaaagaaaacgagCAGATATGTATAGATTATTCCGGAGTGTTGGCCGTACCAACTAAAAAGCGTCGGAAGTTTTTGGCTGACAGCTGGTTTTTTGATTGTGCTTGTGAGAGGTGTAACTCAGAATTGCAATCTGTCCATTAA
- the MLH3 gene encoding mismatch repair protein MLH3, with translation MSRNIEKLDSIVTKRLKSQVYAVSLASAVREIVQNSIDAHASNIDVTIDLSSLSFAVYDDGTGLSPDDLNKLGTRNHTSKIRKLSDLTTINTYGFRGEAIYSISDISKLFICSKTKDYNSTWMRKFPSKSVMLSKNIKPQVDPFWKVQSWSQRKSGTVVIVEDMLYNLPVRRRILKEQPSFRTFNALKADMLQILVANPLVALTVSYTDESKGHTDVLFRSKNITEELTKHQRMSQVLRNVFGAIIPPDMLKKVSLKFNDYQIEGIISKIPIRLKSLQFIFINGRRYTDSIFQTYIDSLFQQQDFGDSNFSLLKTKTVGKPYRSHPLFIFDLRCPQTIDDLLQDPAKNIIKPSHVRTIEPLIIKTVRSFLTFQGYLPPDKSDKSLEIVSCSQANATSISRQSQVSKCGQVLDSKMKMARIIVTPGTSVANKYKVSKTTLSSERINKIRLYGQKSILRSKLSSGHYDTDVLQYCDNIENTIEDLSISRSVLANYEVINQVDKKFVLIRCSGSSIYKTPILILVDQHACDERIRLEDLLHSLLSEALTRTFVTQDLTDCYIEIDRTEADLFRHYQCEFKKWEINYEVTNGTLETSLLIIKSLPEVLASKYNGDNNYLRMVLLQHAHDLKDLKKLPMNLTRLESHTLTDRLYWWKYASCIPTVFHEILNSKACRSAIMFGDELSRQECIILVNKLSQCQNPFQCAHGRPSMVPIAELDQKNET, from the coding sequence atGAGTCGGAATATTGAGAAGCTGGACTCTATTGTCACAAAGAGGCTCAAATCTCAAGTTTACGCAGTTTCATTAGCATCAGCGGTTAGAGAAATAGTCCAAAATTCTATAGACGCACATGCATCCAATATCGATGTCACAATCGACCTCTCCAGTCTGAGTTTTGCTGTTTACGATGATGGTACTGGGTTGAGCCCGGATGATCTGAATAAGTTGGGTACTAGAAATCACACTTCGAAAATACGAAAGTTAAGCGATctaacaacaataaataCTTATGGTTTTAGAGGCGAAGCCATATACAGCATTTCCGACATCTCGaaattgtttatttgcTCCAAAACTAAGGATTACAACTCTACATGGATGAGAAAGTTCCCGTCAAAAAGCGTTATGTTaagtaaaaatatcaagCCCCAGGTGGATCCTTTTTGGAAAGTCCAGTCTTGGagccaaagaaaatcagGAACTGTAGTTATTGTCGAAGACATGCTATATAATTTACCGGTTCGGCGTCGAATCCTAAAGGAGCAACCTTCCTTTAGAACCTTTAACGCATTAAAGGCAGATATGCTACAGATTTTAGTAGCCAATCCATTGGTTGCACTTACTGTATCGTATACGGACGAATCCAAAGGCCACACGGACGTCCTTTTCCGTTCAAAGAATATAACTGAAGAATTAACAAAACACCAGAGAATGTCTCAGGTATTGAGAAATGTGTTTGGGGCAATAATACCGCCAGATATGCTCAAAAAAGTTTCCTTAAAATTTAATGATTATCAAATTGAAGGTATTATTTCTAAGATACCGATTCGATTGAAAAGCCTACAATTCATATTCATTAATGGTAGGCGTTATACAGATAGTATATTCCAGACATACATTGATTCTTTGTTTCAGCAGCAGGACTTCGGAGACAGCAATTTCAGTTTACTTAAGACCAAAACCGTGGGGAAACCTTATCGATCCCACCCtctcttcatttttgatcTACGTTGCCCTCAGACTATCGATGACCTATTACAAGATCCGGCCAAGAACATTATAAAACCTTCTCATGTTCGTACAATTGAACCATTAATTATCAAGACTGTTCGTTCTTTCCTAACATTTCAAGGCTATTTACCGCCCGATAAATCAGATAAGTCGTTGGAAATAGTCAGCTGCTCACAAGCCAATGCAACATCCATCAGCAGACAAAGTCAAGTGAGCAAATGTGGTCAGGTCTTAGAttccaaaatgaaaatggcACGCATTATCGTAACTCCAGGGACATCTGTTGCCAATAAATACAAAGTAAGCAAAACTACATTGAGTTCTGAAAggataaacaaaatacGACTTTATGGTCAGAAATCGATTTTGCGAAGCAAGCTTTCTTCGGGGCATTATGATACAGACGTCTTACAATATTGTGATAATATAGAAAACACAATAGAGGACCTTTCCATTTCCAGATCTGTTTTGGCTAATTATGAGGTGATTAATCAAGTCGACAAGAAGTTTGTTCTCATACGATGCTCCGGTTCATCTATCTACAAAACCCCAATATTGATATTAGTTGACCAGCATGCTTGTGATGAAAGGATAAGGTTAGAAGATTTACTTCACAGTCTACTCTCAGAAGCACTAACTAGGACCTTCGTCACACAAGATTTGACTGATTGCTACATAGAAATTGATCGTACCGAAGCTGACTTATTCAGGCATTATCAGTGcgaatttaaaaaatggGAGATCAATTATGAAGTAACTAATGGCACACTAGAAACGTCTCTTTTGATAATTAAATCGCTACCTGAAGTGCTGGCATCCAAGTATAATGGCGACAACAATTACTTAAGAATGGTCCTGTTGCAACACGCTCATGACTTAAAAGACCTCAAGAAGCTTCCCATGAACCTAACTCGTTTAGAAAGCCACACTTTAACTGATAGGTTATATTGGTGGAAGTACGCAAGTTGCATCCCAACAGTGTTTCATGAAATCCTTAACAGCAAAGCGTGCAGATCTGCTATTATGTTCGGAGATGAATTAAGTCGGCAAGAGTGCATTATTTTAGTCAACAAGCTTTCTCAATGCCAAAATCCATTCCAATGCGCTCACGGTAGACCATCCATGGTCCCCATTGCAGAGTTGGatcaaaaaaacgaaaCATAA
- the SVS1 gene encoding Svs1p, whose protein sequence is MIFNVLCSLLLVSSGVVCAQYTNGTQSYTPYTKTLSPTYSVLPQETTLTYSDETTTFYLTSTVYSTHWFTPSPSATITSAPTTSTPALSTSTSEYTTTYFDTDTTYTSTITSAYTITLSSEATTEKAESVSTSVTEIASTITNSGSTYTSTLTSTLLVTVRNSKASATATVASTTGAASDIGALEKLVSAESQSQAAETASSGDAQCNAATQYVTITATPVTKLVTTTAEPVVQYVTVTAGAGNITTAANNGTHI, encoded by the coding sequence atgATTTTCAATGTATTGTGTAGTTTATTGCTAGTTTCTTCCGGTGTTGTATGTGCCCAATACACCAACGGCACCCAGAGCTATACCCCATACACCAAGACATTATCCCCAACCTACTCTGTTCTGCCTCAAGAGACAACATTGACATACAGCGATGAGACGACCACCTTCTACTTGACATCCACTGTCTACTCTACCCATTGGTTCACCCCCTCTCCATCAGCTACTATTACAAGCGCACCTACCACTAGCACCCCTGCTTTAAGTACATCTACATCTGAATATACCACCACCTATTTCGACACAGACACCACTTACACATCTACTATAACTTCCGCTTATACCATTACTCTGTCCTCGGAGGCCACTACTGAGAAGGCTGAATCCGTTTCCACTAGCGTCACAGAAATTGCGTCTACCATCACTAACTCGGGTAGCACGTACACTTCCACCTTAACTTCAACTTTGTTAGTTACTGTACGTAATTCGAAAGCAAGCGCTACCGCGACAGTTGCTTCAACCACAGGCGCAGCCTCTGATATCGGTGCTTTAGAAAAATTGGTCTCTGCTGAAAGCCAATCTCAAGCTGCTGAAACCGCATCCAGCGGTGATGCGCAATGTAATGCAGCCACTCAGTATGTTACAATTACTGCTACTCCAGTTACTAAATTAGTCACTACTACTGCAGAACCTGTCGTTCAATACGTTACTGTTACAGCCGGTGCTGGTAATATAACTACTGCTGCTAACAACGGTACCCACATTTAG
- the BEM4 gene encoding Bem4p, with the protein MDYEEILFGLQPILNASTIKDVPMNDVYLGSYLIVIDQLAVSLREPNNRNVVGKTGLLANLVRILEQALDHCLHDENTSDNDKLAFFKIVSELIRCVANAMIDNDDNRDVVLSVGKNILFSYYIGGILKLNQISLDDTDDRLLNDLQMRSVALLRNFCAGGESYMEKIATFIRGPIFSMLKTTQYTYLASSDQVTLGTELLSELLKFHYKNVQISDLFFLSQYIKKISSKVQNIELPPIEDEALVASTEVQQNLANEESDDETNINLALVLDLSTCLETIVAKDEDINFSGEEEVVLNIQKNILASLDCLAPKTFNNKLIVMRRLVSCAGNISANLTTSNKKEQPLCIETIKNSTNSYTLAASLIILSNSIACKADADALMKLVSFGELIQAGSIFKDPVQYQGFLDLTRKLLNLENAMWLDAKDLVALFQTMKNCHEQTKFFSNLLPLLTHLLNKVLTVLPSSKLQSLVSSDRTIITFITEHGTLTCCIAMDKLLVSKTTCSTEVLKPLWDTIFKFQNPGQSEQLSISDLFHITKTVGIYLRNVSAANDASPIENILFMNYIQKLILMLETILSFKNNEDKGSESCFNNGKFIAGMILNLVKGTEYLTPEETKLETLAKLFF; encoded by the coding sequence ATGGATTACGAAGAAATTTTGTTCGGGTTGCAACCGATTCTAAATGCTTCTACAATTAAAGATGTTCCAATGAACGATGTTTACCTCGGAAGTTACTTAATTGTAATTGACCAATTGGCCGTTTCATTGAGAGAACCGAACAATAGAAATGTTGTTGGAAAAACTGGTTTGCTAGCAAATCTGGTGCGGATTCTAGAACAAGCTCTGGATCACTGCCTTCACGATGAGAATACCTCAGATAACGATAAGCTAgcattcttcaaaatcgtTTCTGAGCTGATCAGATGTGTTGCCAATGCGATGATTgacaatgatgataatagaGACGTTGTTCTATCCGTGGGAAAGAACATActgttttcttattatatAGGTGGAATACTGAAATTGAATCAAATATCCCTTGACGACACGGACGATAGACTATTAAATGACCTGCAAATGAGATCAGTTGCACtattaagaaatttttgtGCTGGAGGTGAAAGCTATATGGAAAAAATAGCTACCTTCATCAGAGGTCCAATATTTAGTATGTTAAAGACGACACAGTATACCTATCTGGCGTCGTCTGATCAAGTTACATTGGGAACGGAGCTACTGAGTGAGCTCTTAAAGTTCCACTACAAAAATGTTCAAATTAGCgatttgttctttttgagTCAGtacattaaaaaaatctccTCTAAAGTGCAAAACATTGAACTACCACCAATAGAAGATGAAGCGCTCGTAGCCAGTACCGAAGTTCAACAGAACCTCGCTAATGAGGaaagtgatgatgaaacCAATATCAACCTTGCATTGGTATTGGACCTATCAACATGTTTGGAAACTATTGTAGCAaaggatgaagatataAACTTCTCTGGTGAAGAAGAGGTTGTTTTGAacatacaaaaaaacatactCGCATCATTAGACTGTTTGGCACCGAAAActttcaataataaactGATTGTAATGAGAAGACTTGTATCGTGTGCTGGAAACATATCTGCTAATTTGACTActtcaaacaaaaaggaGCAGCCTTTGTGCATCGAAACCATCAAGAACTCCACAAATAGTTACACTTTGGCTGCATCTTTGATTATTCTATCTAACTCAATTGCATGCAAAGCCGACGCTGATGCTCTGATGAAACTCGTATCCTTTGGTGAGTTAATTCAAGCTGGCAGTATATTCAAGGACCCAGTGCAATATCAAGGGTTTTTAGATCTAACAAGAAAGCTGTTAAACTTAGAAAATGCTATGTGGTTAGATGCTAAAGATTTAGTTGctttatttcaaacaatgaaaaactgCCACGAACAAACTAAATTTTTTAGCAACTTGTTACCGTTATTAACACATTTACTAAACAAAGTTCTAACCGTGCTGCCAAGCTCAAAACTACAAAGTTTGGTAAGCAGTGATCGGACAATTATTACTTTTATCACAGAACATGGAACATTGACATGCTGCATTGCAATGGATAAACTCTTGGTGTCCAAGACAACCTGTTCTACCGAAGTGTTGAAGCCGTTATGGGACACGatcttcaaatttcaaaatccaGGCCAATCGGAACAGCTATCAATTTCAGATTTATTTCACATTACCAAAACTGTTGGAATTTATTTGAGAAATGTAAGCGCGGCAAATGATGCCAGCCCCATCGAAAATATACTGTTTATGAATTACATTCAAAAGTTGATTTTGATGCTAGAAACTATACTTTCGTTCAAAAATAACGAAGACAAAGGTAGCGAAAGCTGTTTCAATAACGGAAAGTTCATTGCGGGTATGATATTAAACCTAGTCAAAGGTACCGAATATTTGACACCAGAAGAGACCAAACTAGAGACGCTAGCAaaactgtttttttaa